A window of the Lolium perenne isolate Kyuss_39 chromosome 7, Kyuss_2.0, whole genome shotgun sequence genome harbors these coding sequences:
- the LOC127315215 gene encoding uncharacterized protein, translating to MAVAGVAATSCRCSSVVFVGNIPYQASEKELRDACEEIGPVVSLRVGVSRHQQQQQHAGDPNLPVGVEDATHAASLVAGSAPNDAVTRYLAGMSRRQLREFLDAVAREDVGVVERAKRAFRGLATLIEQARILVEDMGAGDAGAPDKRPGGLEESGQGAPAAKVRKVDDGASVIAAVCR from the coding sequence ATGGCAGTAGCTGGAGTCGCCGCCACATCGTGCCGGTGCAGCAGCGTGGTGTTCGTGGGGAACATCCCGTACCAGGCGAGCGAGAAGGAGCTCCGGGACGCGTGTGAGGAGATCGGCCCCGTGGTGTCCCTCCGCGTCGGCGTATCCCggcaccagcagcagcagcagcacgccGGCGACCCGAACCTGCCCGTGGGCGTCGAGGACGCCACGCACGCCGCGTCGTTGGTCGCCGGGTCGGCGCCGAACGACGCCGTCACAAGGTACCTGGCGGGGATGAGCCGGCGGCAGCTGCGCGAGTTCCTGGACGCGGTGGCGAGGGAGGACGTGGGGGTCGTGGAGCGCGCGAAGAGGGCGTTCAGGGGTTTGGCCACCCTGATCGAGCAGGCGCGGATACTGGTTGAGGACATGGGGGCGGGTGACGCAGGCGCGCCCGACAAGCGGCCTGGCGGTTTGGAGGAGTCAGGGCAGGGCGCGCCGGCGGCGAAGGTGAGGAAGGTGGACGACGGCGCATCGGTTATTGCCGCCGTCTGCCGCTAA